In the Streptomyces coeruleoprunus genome, TGTTCCTACACAACCCGGAACACTCGCTCCAAGAGACCGCCCCGCATAACCGGGACGCCCTGTTCCAGGCGTGCGCCACCCTCGACGACGCCACAGCGAAGGGGCTGTGTGGGGCCTGGGGCATCGCGTCCTGGGACCCGTCACCACTGCCGGAGCTGATCGACGTGACCATGCCGAGGCCGTCCGTCCTCATGGTCCGCGCCGGCCTGCTGGTCGGGATCAGAACACTCGACACCGTGAACACCCTCGCCGCGGCGTGGGGCATGAGCAACAGCACGATGTGGGGCATGAGCCCCTTCGGAGGCAGCACGGGCGCCCCCGTGTGGGACCGGATCGATCCCCGCGTCTTCCTCCGAGACCGCGCAGGACTCTCCCGCGTACAGGCGGCGTTCCGGGCCGCCTACCACCTCCCCCAGGTCAACACCGTCGCCGTAGGCACCGACGAACCCGCCCACCTGGGCGAACTCGTCGGCGCCCTGGCTGCCGAGGTCGATGAGCAGGCGATCCACCAGTATCGGAGCCTCCTCCGAGACCGATCACGCGGTCAGCCCGTCTGAAGCTCCGCGACGATCTGTTCGGCCATGCGGTGTGCGGGCTCCAGCCGAGGGTCCTCCGGATGCGCGTCCGGACCGAGGATCTTCGAGCACACGAACAGCGTCATCAGCTTGCCGTCCCGGCTCTCGAAGTCACGGCGCCGCTCTTGCCATACGCGATCGGCCAGAGCCGGGACAGCAAGCGAGCTTCCCCACAGCGAAGCGGAGTCCAGCCCGCGCGGCGCATTCCCCCAGTCCTCCCAGTCGAAGAGGCAGAACGTCGGCGCGGTCATGTTGGCCCAGTTCAGATCCGCGTGGGCCGGCACCCACCGCTCAACGGTCGTGTCGAAGTCACCAGCGAACGCGTCACGGATGGACTCGGTAACGAGGGCCTGCGTGATTGTGAGGGTGTCCGGCGTGGCGACGCGCCTCGTGTCCTGAGCCGCGAGCGCGTCCAGCGAGGTGTTGAACGCCCTCCACCACTCATCCGGCAGCTTCGGGTCCTCGCTCAGTACGGCGGTGCCGATCGGCGTCCCCGACAGAAGCTCGGTCTCGTCGGCCCGCCACATCACGGGCTCGGCCGCATCCCGCCAGACCACACACCCCTGCCACGCGGGCTGAGCAATGCCCTTCAGCCGAGCGGCGCACTCGTTGCCGTTCCACCCCTGAACGCCGATCTTGTCGAGCCCTCGCCGCTCGATACGCACCCACGTATCACGATCCGTCCGCGCCCCGACCGAGCGGCGCTTCCGTACTACTGTGTCCCGGTCCAGGCGTATCTGAAGCGACTGCTCCACGCGATCAAGAACCTCATCAACGGGTTTAACCCGCAGGTCGGGGGCACGAGTTGTTGATGCCGAGGGCGTCATACGCGCGACCGTAGCACTGGGACAACTCGCACAGGCTCATCTTGGCCACACCCGTCGCTGCATCCACTACCCCGGTACATCCAACTGTCGGTCCACCCCACCCTTCTACGGCTTCACCTGGATACCTGGACACCTGGAACCTGGACGGGTACGGTCGTGTACGCCGAACCCGATCCCGACTATCCGGCCCACGGGAGGGACCTTGACCATGCGCTCCATCGAGGTTGACGACGAGGTGTACGCGCTGCTCGTAAAGGAGGCGCGACCGCTGGAGGACACCGCGAACAGCGTGCTCCGCCGCAAATACGGCCTGGACAGCGAGACTTCCGACCCGGCGGACACGAACCATCGGAAGTCGACCCTCGCTCCGCTCGTAGACGCTGGCCAGCTGTCGAAAGGGCAGCGGCTTATGTGGCGGCGTCGCAACCTCGGCGAAGAGCACGTCGCGTTCGTAACGGAAGAAGGCAAGATGCGTCTGGAGGACGGCTCCGTTCACGACAGCCCTTCTGGCGCCTGTAGGGCTGCCGCCGGCATTTCCGTCAATGGTTGGTCTGCCTGGTGCACCGACGATGGGACGGCCCTGCACGTGCTGAAGGCCAGGATCTGACGGAACCAGCCTCGGCTCGTCTACCTCGTGGCAGATGGCCAGGACAGCTCGCTAGAACCCGCGACGGCCCCCAGAATTGGCGGGCCGTCGCGGAGGTTCAGTCGTCCTATCCCCGGGCGCCTGTGACCGTCAGAAGGATGTCCCAGCTGTTTGCCTGGCTCAGGTGCTCCTCGGTGGCGAAGAGGTACTTCCACACTCCGAACTGTCCGAGGTCCGTGACTTCCTTCGCCCATGCCTCGGCCGCTGCCTTCTTGGCCAGGACCTGTTCACTGGACGCCTCGGCGTCGGACTTGCCCTCGACGACCCAGTGCACGCCCTCCTTGTCGATGGCGATGAAGTCCGCGAAGTACCGAGACCCGCTGTCGAGCTGGATGAATGTCTCTCCGCGCGATGGGAGCCTCAGCCACCACTCGATCTTGGGACTCACGTCCATGAGGTTGGCGAGCTTGACCTCGGTCGACCGTGCGTCGAAGTACACGACGGGGAGGATCGAGCAGTCCCAGCCTGTGTACCCCATGCCCTTGATCACCCTTTCGGTGATCTGCATCTTCGGCATCGTCTGTCCGGGCCACGGTTGGGCAGGGGGCGGGAGACTCACCGTCACAAACTCGTGCTCGGTCTGGGCGAGCTTCTGTCTGAAGCTGGAGACCACGAGCCTCTCCAACTGGCTCAGGGCGAGCTTCGCCCTGGCCTCCTCCCACGGCGTGCCGTCCTCGTCGTCCGCCTCGATCGCCGCGCCGAGGAACGCGCCCACGATGCGGTTGGCATGCTCGACCTCGTCGTGCGTGAGCTTCAGCTGCGGCAGATTGAGAATCCGATCTTCCAGGTCCTCCCTGATCTTCGAGATCGGCAACTTGTGCTGCGTCGCGACTCCCGACTTCTGAACTTCGGTCTGGACCGACGAGACTTGGCCGTCCAGTCCCCGCTCCGTCTTCAGAGCGACCTTCTTCAGCTCCACCTCTATTTCGTGGCTAAACTTCTTCCCCTCCGATGCCACGGCTTCGGAGCTGACGAAGGCCAAGCTGTATGTGTCCGGCTTCTCCAGTAGACGCCTGCTCGGGAACTTGATGACGGGAGCTCCGTCCGCAGGCTTCATGATCTGCGGGATCTGCTTCTTCTCCGCCCCAGCTTCGGCGAGTCGATGCTCCATGTCGGCCATGCCGAGGAAGACGGTGTCGGGTACCTCGCTGTCGAACCCGCCCTCTCTGACAGGAGCTTCGCCCGTGAAGACGATCATTCCCTGAGTCTCGGTCTCAGAGTGCGAAGGCTTGGGGACCGCGCGACCAGCCCCAGCAGCCTGCCCGCCCTTGGCCCCCGGCGTAGCCCTTTTCAGGAGAGCGTTCTCCAGAAGGGAGTCCTTCGAGGCCAGCAACCGCCGGTACGACTCATGAGCGATGATGTCGACGCTGTCGATCATCGAGAAGCCGACACGCTCCCCGTAAGGAAGACGCAGGCCGCGGCCGAGGATCTGTTCCGTGAGGGTCTCAGAGGCGAGTGTCCGAAGCGCCACGATGACGCTGATGTTCTTGACGTCCCACCCTTCCTTGAGCATGTTCACCGAGACCACGGCCCGAACCGGGGAGTCTGGGTTCTCGATGCCGGCGAGGGCTTCGAGCGCGTCCTCCTTGCTGCCTGACGTGATCTGCAAGACAGCTCCTGGCTCACCAATGAAGCCTGGGCCCGCCAGGGTGTCGGCAGCTTCCGTCGCCTCCTCGATGCTCTGGCAGACCACGAAGAGAACGGGGTTGACCATGGGGCGCCCGTTGTTCTCGGCCCACTCCCGGGTGGTCTCTTCCTTCACCTTGCGCAGGTGACAGGCGTCAGCAAGCTGAGTCCGAACGTCAGTGTGTCCGTCCTCGCGGTAGACGATGACCGGAACCTTGACGAGCTGATCGGCGATCGCCTCGGCAAGCGAGTACTCGAAGACGATCCTGCCGGGAACCTTGCGGTCCGTCTCGTCAGGAGTGGCCGTCAGGCCCACAAGGGCTCGGGGTTCGAGGTCCCGGACCGCTTCGTGGAACTTCTTCGCGTCACTCCGGTACACGTGATGCTCGTCGGCGATGACGACCAAGTCATCGGCCGTGCGCAGGTGGTCATACAGGGCGGTCCCGATGAACTCATCGGTCATGTGCGCCGTGCGTGACGTCTTTGCTGTCGGCTTCGTAAGCAGCTGGACGTTGAAGATGAAGACCTTCAGCGCGTCCGGATCGTGCAGCGCGTCGCCAACGCGGCCACCCGCGTAGTTCTCCGGAGTGATGACAACGGGCTCGTAGTTGGCGCCCGGCACGAACTTCGGGCTACCAGGGTCGAAGTTGGCGACCGTCTTCCTCTGGATGGTCCGGCCCGGAGTGACGATCAGGATGTTGCGAACACCCTGGTCAGCGAGATAGTCGATCAGAGCCCGGCAGATGTACGTCTTGCCTACGCCAGTCGCCAGGTCGCACACGACCTCCCGCCCGTCCCCCGACTGGATCTCCTCGACGACCTTGGCCACGGCGCGACGGTTGGGGTCCCGCAATTCCATGCGGGTAGCCAGGTCCTCGATCGCCGCTTGGTCGTATGTGAGTGTCCAGCTCAACGCAGTACACGTCCCTTCATGTCCAACAGGTCCTGGGGAGCCTTCTTGATACGCGAGCCGGGGCTGAGGTTCTCCAGAAGGCTTGCCGCCTCGCGCAGGTAACTCTTGGCCACGATGAGAACTCTCTCGTTCTCGCTCAGCGCCTCAACGACCGACCGGACTGTGCTCTCGGAGACAAGCCCGTCGACCACTGCGAGACGCTGCCGCCCCTTCCGGCCGACGAACGGCGGTTCGGCGCCCGGCTCCAACTCGAAGCCGGAGATCTGTGCACAGGCGGCTTCAGCGAAGGCGTCGCCGGCCACCCACGAGGCGAGAAGCACTCGGTTACCCATGCGCTCGTACATGGACGGCGCGACTTCGAGATGCCGGAAGCCTCCGCCCTTCTCCCACCCGGACGACTCGGTGATGCCTCCGGAGTCCTCACCGTTGACAACCTTCTCAAGCCTGGGGCGAACGAAGCTCTCGACCGTCTCTGCTTCTCGCTCGACCGTTACCCACCTGCGCCCCAACTTGTGTGCAGTGGCAGCCGTGGTTCCTGAGCCACCGAAGCAGTCAAGGACGAGGTCTCCAGGGTCACTCGCAATCGTCATGACCTGTCGCAGAAGACGCTCGGGCTTCGGGGTGGCGAAGACATCGCCTACGAGAGCGCGGACTTCCTCCTTGCCGTTTCGGACGAAGCCCACCTCTTCCGGATGCCAGACAGAGGAGGGGACACGCCCTTGCTTCACCTCGGTGAGGTACCGCTTCAAATACGGCCGACTTTTTCCATCCGGACCCCAGTAGATCCGTCCCTCGCCGTCCAGGCGCTTCAGCTCTTCCTCGGAGACGCGCCAATAGCTTCCTGAAGGAGGGCCGGAGATCTTTCGACCGCTAGGGGTCACAACCGGATAGGTCCCCTTGGAGTAGTAGTTCCGGGCTGCGAGGTCACCGCGCCGCCACGGTCCACGAGGATCACTGTCGGGGTTGGTGTACGCGGAGTCCATGGACTCCGTGCGAGGGAGCTTGTTGAAGGTCAGCGCATCGATGTTCTTGGCGAAAACCAAGATCGAGTCGTGGTCGCCCGAGAGGTACTGTGCCGTGTTACGGGGATCGTTCCGGCGCTTCCAAATGATCGTTGAGATGAAGTTCCGCCGACCGAACACCTCATCCATGAGCACCTTGCAGTAAGCCATCTCTGCGTCGTCGAGGTGCACCCAAACGCTTCCGGAGTCGGCCAGAAGATCGCGAATGAGCAACAGGCGGTCACGCATCATCGTGAGCCAGACGGAATGCTCCAGCCCATCGTCGTAGTGCTCGAAAGCCTGCCCCGTATTGAAGGGCGGATCGATGTATACGAGCTTCACCTTGCCGCGGTACTTGTCCGCGAACTCAGGAAGTCTCGTGAGTGCCCGCAGCGCATCCCCGCTATCCCCCGCGATCAGCAGATTATCTTCGGCGCGCTTGAGGTCGTCGTGCACCTCACCCACCGTCGCGACGTCACGAAGGAGGCGCGTCTCGGTCACGCGGATGTCGTCCCGGTCGACCCACTCGTAGCCGCCGTCCTGGGTGCTGATGAGCGACCTGTCCTTATTGATCCAGGACAGGCTGAGACGCCCCGAGGTGCCCATGTCTTTCCTCCAACTGTCGTGACATTGGGAAGCGTACCGGCGAGGACTGACAACGAGGGACGCTCGCCGTCCAACCGTCTTCACCGGTCGCTTGGTTGCTACGAATCCGCCGCATCCCCACGCTGCGCCCAACGCCCCGAAGAGTCAGCACCAAACCAGCACGGGAGGGATGCAGAGGGGTGATGAGCGGTGCTTCCAGGTCAGCACCAAGTCAGCACGGGCGTGAAAAGGGGGCCTGCCCCCGAAGAGCCAGACCCCCTCTGACCTGCACATTTGCCAGATCACCCACGTCGTGCTATGTCACCCGCTACACGTTGAAGCGGAACTCCACCACGTCGCCGTCCTGCATCACGTAGTCCTTGCCCTCCATGCGGGCCTTGCCGGCCGCGCGGGCGTCGGCTACCGAGCCCGTTTCGACGAGGTCGTGGAAGGAGATGACCTCGGCCTTGATGAAGCCCTTCTGGAAGTCGGTGTGGATCACACCGGCCGCCTCGGGGGCCGTCGCGCCCTTCTTGATCGTCCAGGCGCGGGCCTCCTTCGGGCCTGCCGTCAGGTACGTCTGCAGGCCCAGGGTGTCGAAGCCGACGCGGGCCAGCGTGGCCAGGCCGGGCTCCTCGGCGCCGACGGACTGGAGCAGCTCCATGGCGTCCTCCTCGTCCAGCTCGGCGAGGTCCGCCTCCAGCTTGGCGTTCAGGAAGATCGCCTCCGCCGGGGCGACGAGCGCGCGCTGCTCGTCCTTGAACGCCTCGTCCGTCAGCTCCTCCTCGTCCACGTTGAAGACGTAGAGGAACGGCTTGGTCGTCAGCAGGTGCAGGTCGTGGAGCAGCTCCGCCTTCTCGCCGCCCTGCACGATGCCCTGCGAGAACAGCGTGTCGCCGCGCTCCAGGATCTCCTTCGCCGCCTCGACCGCCGCCACCTTCGGGGCGACGTCCTTCTTGATCCGGGCCTCCTTCGCCAGGCGCGGGAGGACCTTCTCGATCGTCTGGAGGTCGGCGAGGATCAGCTCGGTGTTGATCGTCTCGATGTCGTCCTTGGGCGAGACCTTGCCGTCGACGTGCACGACGTTCTCGTCCTTGAAGGCCCGGATGACCTGGCAGATCGCGTCCGACTCGCGGATGTTCGCGAGGAACTTGTTGCCCAGGCCCTCGCCCTCCGACGCGCCGCGCACGATGCCGGCGATGTCGACGAAGTCGACCGTCGCCGGGAGGACGCGCTGCGAGCTGAAGACCTCGGCCAGCTTCGTCAGGCGGGCGTCGGGCACGCCGACGACGCCCACGTTGGGCTCGATCGTGGCGAACGGGTAGTTGGCCGCCAGTACGTCGTTCTTGGTCAGGGCGTTGAAAAGGGTCGACTTGCCGACATTCGGCAGGCCGACGATTCCGATCGTGAGCGACACGTTGGCGACTTCCCTAGAAGTGTGGATGGTGGGCCGACCCCCCAGTTTACGGGCGCGTCCGGACTACCGGCGACGCCCGCCGGGCGGGGGCTCTCGGGAGAACTTCACGCCAAGGTCACCCCTAGGGCGTGTCCCATGCCGGTTTTCCGCCCTCTCGCGGCCTACGTTGTCCCCGTGGAGCAGCACAGGAGCAGTCCCCCGCGCCGCCCGCGGCCACCGCAGCCCCCGGTCGTGTCACAGGGCGCGGTCACCGAGGGCGCAGCCGTCTACCCGGCCCGCCCCCGGCCCGGCGTCCGGCCCGGACGGCGGCCGGTGCCTCCGGTCGTGCTGGCCATCCGCCGGCTCCCGAACCCTCGGCTGACCGGCCTGGGCGCCGGGCTCTTCGCCTCCGCGACGATGTTCCTGCTCGGCTGCCTGGACTGGCTCCTCCTCGACGGCTCGCCCCTGGTGTACGGGCTCCTCTTCCTGCCCGTCAGCGCGCTGACCGCGCTCTGGGTGCGGGGCGCGGACCTGGTGACCGCGCCCATCAGCGTGCCCATCGCCTTCGCGGTCGGCGTCGTGCCGATCGCGGGCGGTGAGGGCGGGATCGGGGGGCGGACGATGGCCGTCGTCACAGCGCTGGCGGTGCATGCGGGGTGGTTGTACGGGGGGACGCTGGTGGCGGGGCTCATCACGTGCGTACGGAAGGTACGGCTGATGAGTCGGCGGCAGCGGGCGCGGGCGGCGGCGCAGCGGCGGCCTTGACCGCCCCACCGGGCGGTCGGACGCCCGACGGCGGACGGGGGTGGTTCGGGGGGCCGTTCCGCTGTGCCCACCCGTTCCGCCCCAGCGGAACGACTGCCCACAGCGAAACGGCGGCGCCGGCCCACGGCGGAGCGGCGTGGCCGCACACCGCGGGAATCCCCGGGGCGCAGGTCAGTGGGGAGTCGCTGACATTGCCGCGCCCACGATTCCCGCGTTGTTCTGGAGTTGGGCCGGGAGCATGTCCGCGCGGACGTTCTTGATCAGGGGGAGGAACTTCTCCGCCTTGCGGCTCACGCCGCCGCCCACGATGAAGAGTTCCGGGGAGAACAGCATCTCCAGGTGGGCCAGGTACTTGCGTACCCGGTGGGCCCACTCCTGCCAGCTGAGGTCCTTGTCGTCCTTGGCCTTGGTGGAGGCGTGCTTCTCCGCCTCCTTGCCGTTCAGCTCCAGGTGGCCCAGCTCGGTGTTGGGGACGAGGCGCCCGTCGATGAAGACGGCGCTGCCGATGCCCGTACCGAACGTCAGAACGATCACCGTGCCCGTGCGCCCGCGTCCGGCGCCATGGGTCATCTCGGCGATGCCGGCCGCGTCGGCGTCGTTCAGGACGGTGACCGGCAGGCCGCCGAGCCGGTCGCCGAGGAGCGCGGCCGCGTCCACGTCGATCCACGACCTGTCGACGTTCGCCGCCGTACGGACCACGGAGCCGGTGACGACACCGGGGAACGTGACGCCGACCGGCCCGGACCAGCCGAAGTGGGCCACCACCTCGGCGACGCAGCCCGCGACGTCCGAGGGCGTCGCGGGCTGCGGGGTCAGTACTTTGTGCCGGGGCTCGGCCAGGTCTCCACGGTCCAGGTCCACGGGAGCGCCTTTGATCCCCGACCCGCCGATGTCCACTCCGAAGACGTTCATGGACACAACGTTACGGCTCGGAGCCGGCCGTCACCGGCTTACCGCTCGGTCAGGGACGCGGCCTCGGCGCGCAGGTCGCGGCGCAGCTCCTTCGGCAGCGAGAAGGTGATCGACTCCTCGGCGGCCTTCACGATCTCGACGTCCTCGAAGCCGCGCTGCGCGAGCCACTCGAGCACGCCCTCGACCAGGACCTCGGGGACGGACGCGCCGGACGTGACGCCGACGGTCGCGACGCCCTCCAGCCACGCCTCGTCGATCTCCTCGGCGAAGTCCACCAGGTACGCGTCGCGGGCGCCCGCCAGCTTGGCGACCTCGACGAGCCGCTTGGAGTTGGACGAGTTGCGGGAGCCGACGACGATGACGAGGTCGGCCTCGGCGCCCATCTGCTTCACCGCGAGCTGGCGGTTCTGCGTGGCGTAGCAGATGTCGTCGCTCGGCGGGGAGACGAGCTGCGGGAACTTCTCCTTCAGCGCGTCCACGGTCTCCATCGTCTCGTCGACGGAGAGGGTGGTCTGGGAGAGCCAGACGACCTTGGACGGGTCGCGGACCTCGACCTTCTCGACGTCGCCGGGGCCGTCGACCAGCTGGATGTGGTCGGGTGCCTCGCCGGACGTGCCGATGACCTCCTCGTGGCCCTCGTGGCCGATGAGGAGGATGTCGTAGTCCTCCTTGGCGAAGCGCACGGCCTCCTTGTGGACCTTCGTCACGAGCGGGCACGTCGCGTCGATCGTCGCGAGCTTCCGCTCGGCGGCCTCCTCGTGGACGATCGGGGCCACGCCGTGCGCGGAGAACATGACGATGGACCCCTCGGGGACCTCCGCCGTCTCCTCGACGAAGATCGCGCCCTTCTTCTCCAGGGTCTGGACGACGTACTTGTTGTGGACGATCTCGTGCCGGACGTAGATCGGCGCGCCGTACTGCTCCAGCGCCTTCTCCACGGCGATCACGGCACGGTCCACGCCCGCGCAGTAACCGCGGGGAGCGGCGAGGAGGACCCGGCGGGCAGGAGGCGTAGGAGTCATGCCCCCCATCGTAAGGGGGCGCAGAACAGGCGGATGATCCCCCACGCGGCTGAGACTGTGCCCATGACCGGCACCCTGCCCGCGCGGGAACAGGCGGCCCAGCAGGGCGGCGGCGAGTTGCGGCGCGCCCTCGGTTTCCGTGATCTCGTCGTGTACGGGCTGCTGTTCATCGCCCCGATGGCGCCCGTCGGCGTGTTCGGCGCGCTGGACGCCAGGTCGCACGGGGCGGTGGCGCTCGTGTACGTGGCGGCGACGGTGGCGATGGCGTTCACCGCGTTCAGCTACGCCCAGATGGTGCGGGTGGTCCCCCAGGCGGGCTCGGTCTTCGCGTACGCGCGGAAGGGGCTCGGGGAGGGGCCGGGGTTCGTGGCCGGGTGGATGGCGATGCTCGACTATCTGCTGATCCCGGCGGTGGCGTACCTGTTTGCGGGGATCGCCCTTGAGGCGCTGGTGCCGTCCGTGGGCCGGTGGGTGTGGACGGCGCTGGCCGTGGGGGTGACGACGCTGCTGAACCTGTGGGGGGTGCGGGCGGCGGCCCGGGTGGGGTTCGCGGTGCTGGCACTGGAGATCGTGGTGCTGCTGGTGTTCGTGGTGTCGGCGGTGGTGGTGCTCGTACGGGACGGGGCGCAGCGCGGCTGGCTGTCGCCGTTGACGGGGGACGGCACGTTCTCGGCGGCAGCGGTGCTGGGGGCGGTGTCGGTGGCGGTGCTGTCGTACCTGGGGTTCGACGCGATCGCGGCGTTCGCGGAGGAGGTGACCGGGGGCTCGGTACGGGTGGCGCGGGCGGTGCTGTTCTGTCTGGCGCTCGCGGGTGTGCTGTTCGTGGCGCAGACGTACCTGGTCGCGCTGCTTCAGCCGGTGTCGTCGGCGGAGCTGGCGGCCGAGCCGGCCCGGCAGGGGTCGGCGTTCTACGACGCGGTGGACGTGTCGGTGGGCGGCTGGCTGCACGATCTGGTGGCGGTGAGCAAGGCGGTCGGCGCGGCGTTCGCGGCGCTGGCGGGGCAGGCGGCGGCCGGGCGGCTGCTGTTCGCGATGGCCCGGGACCGGCGGCTGCCGCGCGTACTGGCCCGCGCGGAGGCGGGGGTACCGAGGGTGGCGCTGCTGGTGGCGGCGGGGGTGACGCTGGTGGCGGCGGTGTGGGCGGCGCGGCGGGCGGACGGGATGGACCACCTGGTGTCGGTGGTGGACATCGGGGCGCTCACGGCGTTCGTCCTGCTGCACGCGAGCGTGGTGGGGTGGTTCGCGGTACGGCGGGGCGGGGGCGAGCCCCGGTGGCTGCGGCACGTGGTGGTGCCGGTGGCGGGTGCGGCGGTGCTGGTCGCGGTGATCGTCTCGGCGGCGGGCTCGGCCCGGGCGGTGGGCGTGGTGTGGCTGGCCGTGGGGCTGGTGGTGCTGACGGTGCAGCGGGCGCGGCGCGGGCGTGGGCCGGGGTGAGGGCGTACGGTGCCGCCCGGCTGTCCGGCGCCGCCTGAGCGGTGCTTCGCCGGAAGCGGCGGTCTTGTCGGTGCCGGCGCGTACGCTCGCTCGTATGGCTCTCTCTACCTCTGCGGAATCGCCCCTGCCCGTCGGTGAGGTGTCGCGGCTCATCGGGGGGTGGATCGACCGGCTCGGTGCCGTCTGGGTGGAGGGTCAGATCACCCAGCTGTCGCGGCGGCCCGGGGCCGGGGTCGTGTTCATGACGCTGCGCGACCCGTCGTACGACATCTCGGTGAGCGTGACGTGCTACCGGCAGGTGTTCGACGCGGTGGCGGACGTCGTGTCGGAGGGCGCCCGGGTCGTGGTGCACGCGAAGCCGGAGTGGTACGCGCCGCGCGGGCAGCTGTCGCTGCGCGCGGCGGAGATAAAGCCGGTCGGGATCGGCGAGCTGCTGGCGCGGCTGGAGCAGCTGAAGCGGTCGCTGACGGCGGAGGGGCTGTTCGCGGCGGACCGCAAGAGGGCGCTGCCGTTCCTGCCGCAGCTGATCGGGCTGGTGTGCGGTCGGGCGTCGGCGGCCGAGCGGGACGTCCTGGAGGTCGCCAGGCGCCGGTGGCCGGCGGTCCGCTTCGAGGTGCGGAACGTGGCGGTGCAGGGCGTGCACGCGGTGCCGCAGGTGGTCCAGGCCGTGAAGGAGCTGGACGAGCTGGCCGACGTGGACGTGA is a window encoding:
- a CDS encoding DEAD/DEAH box helicase, whose protein sequence is MELRDPNRRAVAKVVEEIQSGDGREVVCDLATGVGKTYICRALIDYLADQGVRNILIVTPGRTIQRKTVANFDPGSPKFVPGANYEPVVITPENYAGGRVGDALHDPDALKVFIFNVQLLTKPTAKTSRTAHMTDEFIGTALYDHLRTADDLVVIADEHHVYRSDAKKFHEAVRDLEPRALVGLTATPDETDRKVPGRIVFEYSLAEAIADQLVKVPVIVYREDGHTDVRTQLADACHLRKVKEETTREWAENNGRPMVNPVLFVVCQSIEEATEAADTLAGPGFIGEPGAVLQITSGSKEDALEALAGIENPDSPVRAVVSVNMLKEGWDVKNISVIVALRTLASETLTEQILGRGLRLPYGERVGFSMIDSVDIIAHESYRRLLASKDSLLENALLKRATPGAKGGQAAGAGRAVPKPSHSETETQGMIVFTGEAPVREGGFDSEVPDTVFLGMADMEHRLAEAGAEKKQIPQIMKPADGAPVIKFPSRRLLEKPDTYSLAFVSSEAVASEGKKFSHEIEVELKKVALKTERGLDGQVSSVQTEVQKSGVATQHKLPISKIREDLEDRILNLPQLKLTHDEVEHANRIVGAFLGAAIEADDEDGTPWEEARAKLALSQLERLVVSSFRQKLAQTEHEFVTVSLPPPAQPWPGQTMPKMQITERVIKGMGYTGWDCSILPVVYFDARSTEVKLANLMDVSPKIEWWLRLPSRGETFIQLDSGSRYFADFIAIDKEGVHWVVEGKSDAEASSEQVLAKKAAAEAWAKEVTDLGQFGVWKYLFATEEHLSQANSWDILLTVTGARG
- a CDS encoding site-specific DNA-methyltransferase; its protein translation is MGTSGRLSLSWINKDRSLISTQDGGYEWVDRDDIRVTETRLLRDVATVGEVHDDLKRAEDNLLIAGDSGDALRALTRLPEFADKYRGKVKLVYIDPPFNTGQAFEHYDDGLEHSVWLTMMRDRLLLIRDLLADSGSVWVHLDDAEMAYCKVLMDEVFGRRNFISTIIWKRRNDPRNTAQYLSGDHDSILVFAKNIDALTFNKLPRTESMDSAYTNPDSDPRGPWRRGDLAARNYYSKGTYPVVTPSGRKISGPPSGSYWRVSEEELKRLDGEGRIYWGPDGKSRPYLKRYLTEVKQGRVPSSVWHPEEVGFVRNGKEEVRALVGDVFATPKPERLLRQVMTIASDPGDLVLDCFGGSGTTAATAHKLGRRWVTVEREAETVESFVRPRLEKVVNGEDSGGITESSGWEKGGGFRHLEVAPSMYERMGNRVLLASWVAGDAFAEAACAQISGFELEPGAEPPFVGRKGRQRLAVVDGLVSESTVRSVVEALSENERVLIVAKSYLREAASLLENLSPGSRIKKAPQDLLDMKGRVLR
- the ychF gene encoding redox-regulated ATPase YchF, coding for MSLTIGIVGLPNVGKSTLFNALTKNDVLAANYPFATIEPNVGVVGVPDARLTKLAEVFSSQRVLPATVDFVDIAGIVRGASEGEGLGNKFLANIRESDAICQVIRAFKDENVVHVDGKVSPKDDIETINTELILADLQTIEKVLPRLAKEARIKKDVAPKVAAVEAAKEILERGDTLFSQGIVQGGEKAELLHDLHLLTTKPFLYVFNVDEEELTDEAFKDEQRALVAPAEAIFLNAKLEADLAELDEEDAMELLQSVGAEEPGLATLARVGFDTLGLQTYLTAGPKEARAWTIKKGATAPEAAGVIHTDFQKGFIKAEVISFHDLVETGSVADARAAGKARMEGKDYVMQDGDVVEFRFNV
- the ppgK gene encoding polyphosphate--glucose phosphotransferase, translated to MNVFGVDIGGSGIKGAPVDLDRGDLAEPRHKVLTPQPATPSDVAGCVAEVVAHFGWSGPVGVTFPGVVTGSVVRTAANVDRSWIDVDAAALLGDRLGGLPVTVLNDADAAGIAEMTHGAGRGRTGTVIVLTFGTGIGSAVFIDGRLVPNTELGHLELNGKEAEKHASTKAKDDKDLSWQEWAHRVRKYLAHLEMLFSPELFIVGGGVSRKAEKFLPLIKNVRADMLPAQLQNNAGIVGAAMSATPH
- a CDS encoding 4-hydroxy-3-methylbut-2-enyl diphosphate reductase, which codes for MTPTPPARRVLLAAPRGYCAGVDRAVIAVEKALEQYGAPIYVRHEIVHNKYVVQTLEKKGAIFVEETAEVPEGSIVMFSAHGVAPIVHEEAAERKLATIDATCPLVTKVHKEAVRFAKEDYDILLIGHEGHEEVIGTSGEAPDHIQLVDGPGDVEKVEVRDPSKVVWLSQTTLSVDETMETVDALKEKFPQLVSPPSDDICYATQNRQLAVKQMGAEADLVIVVGSRNSSNSKRLVEVAKLAGARDAYLVDFAEEIDEAWLEGVATVGVTSGASVPEVLVEGVLEWLAQRGFEDVEIVKAAEESITFSLPKELRRDLRAEAASLTER
- a CDS encoding DUF6542 domain-containing protein — its product is MEQHRSSPPRRPRPPQPPVVSQGAVTEGAAVYPARPRPGVRPGRRPVPPVVLAIRRLPNPRLTGLGAGLFASATMFLLGCLDWLLLDGSPLVYGLLFLPVSALTALWVRGADLVTAPISVPIAFAVGVVPIAGGEGGIGGRTMAVVTALAVHAGWLYGGTLVAGLITCVRKVRLMSRRQRARAAAQRRP
- a CDS encoding aldo/keto reductase gives rise to the protein MRDSDPRVVLGLHRSRHERRLLTGALDLGVTAIDTSANYLGFRSHEVLARIASDLLPKFTLSTKVGYFPRADRAEHSLDPTRLHGAVEQAARDLGREPDVVFLHNPEHSLQETAPHNRDALFQACATLDDATAKGLCGAWGIASWDPSPLPELIDVTMPRPSVLMVRAGLLVGIRTLDTVNTLAAAWGMSNSTMWGMSPFGGSTGAPVWDRIDPRVFLRDRAGLSRVQAAFRAAYHLPQVNTVAVGTDEPAHLGELVGALAAEVDEQAIHQYRSLLRDRSRGQPV